In one Nocardioides sp. NBC_00368 genomic region, the following are encoded:
- a CDS encoding ABC transporter permease: MSSTRRVGTLVALAALPVAVLAVFFVLPVTGMVQRGLFFGGSFDLSVVSRVVGRPEIQRALWFTLWSSGLATVLSVALGLPAAFALHRLAFPLQRVIRAGLLVPFVLPTVVVGVAFRELIGEAGMLASLGLDGTPTAIILGLVFFNASVVIRAVGAAWESLDPRPGEAAAALGASPLRVLLTITLPALRPAIVSAASVVFLFCATAFGIVLTLGGVRYNSIETEIYKLTFTLFDLPGAAVLSVLQLVVVVGLLVVAGRLRSVPDPAQSRVVVRRRQVSLRDLPALLSTSVLVLLVAGPLLALLLGSLRVDDRWSLGNYVALQTPGFDPPLPVPVTTALMTSLAVAVQATLVALVLGLLVAFAVTRRSRTRAEHRVRAVLDGLFMVPLGVSAVTLGLGLYLTLGSGVLDFRDEPWLVPLAQALVALPLVVRTLVPVLGSVDDRLRQAAAGLGAGPLRAVMTVDVPAVWKPLLASSGFAFAASLGEFGATSFLVREERPTLPVVILRLLSRPGSDNYGMALAAACVLALATAVVMLLVERLRVPSIGAL, encoded by the coding sequence GTGAGCTCCACCCGTCGCGTAGGCACCCTGGTCGCGCTCGCCGCCCTTCCGGTGGCCGTGCTGGCGGTCTTCTTCGTCCTGCCGGTCACGGGGATGGTGCAGCGCGGCCTGTTCTTCGGTGGCTCCTTCGACCTGTCCGTGGTGTCTCGGGTCGTGGGGCGCCCGGAGATCCAGCGGGCGCTCTGGTTCACGCTGTGGTCCTCGGGCCTCGCGACGGTGCTGAGCGTCGCCTTGGGGCTGCCGGCTGCGTTCGCGCTGCATCGGCTGGCGTTTCCGCTGCAGCGTGTGATCCGGGCCGGGCTGCTGGTGCCGTTCGTACTCCCCACCGTCGTCGTCGGGGTCGCCTTCCGCGAGCTCATCGGCGAGGCGGGGATGCTGGCCTCTCTCGGGTTGGACGGGACGCCGACCGCGATCATCCTCGGGCTGGTCTTCTTCAACGCCTCGGTGGTGATCCGCGCGGTCGGGGCGGCCTGGGAGTCGCTCGATCCGCGTCCGGGTGAGGCCGCCGCCGCTCTCGGGGCGTCGCCCTTGCGGGTCCTGCTGACGATCACCCTGCCCGCGCTGCGTCCCGCGATCGTCTCGGCGGCGTCGGTGGTCTTCCTCTTCTGCGCGACCGCGTTCGGGATCGTGCTCACCCTCGGCGGGGTGCGCTACAACAGCATCGAGACCGAGATCTACAAGCTGACCTTCACCCTGTTCGACCTGCCCGGTGCCGCGGTGCTGTCGGTGCTCCAGCTGGTGGTCGTCGTCGGTCTCCTGGTCGTGGCCGGTCGGCTGCGTTCGGTGCCCGATCCCGCGCAGTCGCGGGTCGTCGTACGCCGTCGGCAGGTGTCGCTGCGAGACCTCCCGGCCCTGTTGTCGACGTCCGTGCTGGTCCTGCTGGTGGCCGGGCCGCTGCTGGCGCTGCTGCTCGGGTCGCTGCGCGTCGACGACCGGTGGAGCCTCGGGAACTACGTCGCCCTGCAGACCCCTGGGTTCGACCCGCCGCTGCCGGTGCCGGTCACCACGGCGCTGATGACGTCGCTGGCGGTCGCGGTGCAGGCGACACTCGTCGCGCTGGTGCTCGGGCTGCTGGTGGCCTTCGCGGTGACCCGCCGGTCGCGGACCCGGGCCGAGCATCGAGTGCGTGCGGTCCTCGACGGGCTGTTCATGGTGCCGCTCGGGGTCAGCGCCGTCACCCTCGGGCTCGGGCTCTACCTGACGCTCGGGTCGGGCGTCCTCGACTTCCGTGACGAGCCGTGGCTGGTACCGCTGGCCCAGGCTCTGGTCGCGTTGCCCCTGGTGGTGAGGACGTTGGTGCCGGTCCTGGGATCGGTCGACGACCGACTCCGCCAGGCCGCCGCCGGGCTCGGGGCCGGGCCGCTGCGTGCGGTGATGACCGTCGACGTACCTGCCGTCTGGAAGCCGCTCCTCGCCTCCTCCGGCTTCGCCTTCGCGGCCTCGCTGGGGGAGTTCGGCGCGACGTCCTTCCTGGTCCGCGAGGAGCGCCCCACCCTCCCCGTCGTCATCCTCCGGTTGCTGTCCCGTCCGGGGTCCGACAACTACGGCATGGCCCTCGCCGCCGCCTGCGTCCTCGCCCTCGCCACCGCCGTCGTGATGCTCCTCGTCGAGCGTCTCCGCGTCCCTTCGATCGGAGCACTGTGA
- a CDS encoding ABC transporter ATP-binding protein, translated as MLSLREVSVAYDGKAAVSDVSLELADGEVLALLGPSGSGKSTLLRAVAGLEPATGEICWDGRELRGVPTHKRGFALMFQDGQLFPHLSVAGNVAYSMRLRRIPGADREKRVADLLDLVGLGGYQDRLPGTLSGGERQRVALARALAVEPRLLLLDEPLSALDAGLRERLAGDLRRILHEAGTTALMVTHDQEEAFAVADRIALLRDGRLVQEGTLRDVWARPTDTWAALFLGYARVLEGSAARTVLKAAGLSPAGAVALRRSAFVADPAGPLTGTVVSARATPEQHRLVVRLDDIGEVDAVADSAPAPGESVRLRVEPNRLAIPESVVPESAEQPPAI; from the coding sequence ATGCTGTCGCTGCGTGAGGTGTCGGTGGCGTACGACGGGAAGGCGGCCGTCTCGGACGTCAGCCTGGAGCTGGCGGACGGAGAGGTGCTGGCGCTGCTCGGGCCTTCGGGGTCGGGGAAGTCGACGCTGTTGCGGGCAGTGGCCGGACTGGAGCCGGCGACGGGGGAGATCTGCTGGGACGGGCGGGAGCTGCGCGGAGTGCCGACGCACAAGCGCGGCTTCGCGCTGATGTTCCAGGACGGGCAGCTGTTCCCGCACCTCAGTGTCGCGGGCAACGTCGCCTACTCGATGCGGCTGCGGCGCATCCCCGGCGCCGACCGCGAGAAGCGGGTCGCCGACCTGCTGGATCTCGTCGGCCTGGGTGGCTACCAGGATCGCCTCCCGGGCACGCTGAGCGGTGGCGAGCGGCAGCGGGTCGCGCTGGCACGGGCGCTGGCGGTCGAGCCGAGGCTGCTGCTCCTCGACGAGCCGCTCTCCGCGCTCGACGCGGGGCTGCGGGAGCGGCTGGCCGGCGATCTGCGACGGATCCTGCACGAGGCCGGCACGACAGCGCTCATGGTCACCCACGACCAGGAGGAGGCGTTCGCGGTCGCCGACCGGATCGCGCTCCTGCGCGACGGTCGCCTCGTGCAGGAGGGGACCCTCCGCGACGTCTGGGCGCGGCCGACCGACACCTGGGCGGCGCTGTTCCTCGGCTATGCCCGTGTGCTCGAGGGCAGTGCGGCGCGGACCGTTCTGAAGGCCGCCGGACTGAGCCCAGCGGGCGCGGTGGCGCTCCGACGCTCGGCCTTCGTCGCCGACCCGGCGGGGCCGCTCACCGGCACCGTCGTCTCGGCCAGGGCCACGCCGGAACAGCACCGGCTCGTCGTACGTCTCGACGACATCGGTGAGGTCGACGCGGTCGCCGACTCGGCGCCGGCGCCGGGGGAGTCGGTCAGGCTGCGGGTGGAGCCGAACCGGCTGGCCATTCCAGAATCTGTTGTCCCCGAATCGGCAGAGCAGCCACCCGCCATTTAA
- a CDS encoding phosphatase PAP2 family protein: MYRRAQIFLVSSALIFGLIAVVTAQIVDKRMLDPEGFLGPSWLRLPLLVGAALLVDLVPRTLWLAKFKWKDMGPIFKERVRTHWTRERLTLVAMGIVCFYLVYVCYRNLKSFLPFVVPETYEFDHELHLIDKAVLFGADPAILLHDLLGTGWVAWFLSYIYMWFLPLVPFAVAAWLVWSRNLAYGYWFVASQCIAWILGTVSYYCLPTVGPGLQYPYLYADLPDTPASSLMESLVFTRQHVLFDVDANVVQSVGGFASLHTGITLLVALMIHATIKNKIARWAGWINFGITVVATVYFGWHYLADDVAGAMIALVAYYFGGLAAGQKFQRKGVRRLVAESDAIAGREAKVAHELT; this comes from the coding sequence ATGTATCGCCGCGCTCAGATCTTCCTCGTCAGTAGCGCGCTGATCTTCGGCCTGATCGCAGTCGTGACCGCGCAGATCGTCGACAAGCGCATGCTCGACCCGGAGGGCTTCCTCGGACCGTCCTGGCTCCGGTTGCCCCTCCTCGTCGGAGCCGCCCTGCTCGTCGACCTGGTGCCACGCACGCTGTGGTTGGCGAAGTTCAAGTGGAAGGACATGGGCCCGATCTTCAAGGAGCGGGTCCGCACCCACTGGACCCGTGAGCGCCTGACGCTCGTGGCGATGGGCATCGTCTGCTTCTACCTGGTCTACGTCTGCTACCGGAACCTCAAGTCCTTCCTGCCGTTCGTCGTGCCGGAGACCTACGAGTTCGACCACGAGCTGCACCTGATCGACAAGGCGGTGCTCTTCGGCGCCGACCCGGCGATCCTGCTCCACGACCTGCTCGGCACCGGTTGGGTGGCCTGGTTCCTCTCCTACATCTACATGTGGTTCCTGCCGCTGGTGCCGTTCGCGGTCGCCGCATGGCTGGTCTGGTCGCGCAACCTGGCCTACGGCTACTGGTTCGTCGCCTCGCAGTGCATCGCCTGGATCCTCGGCACGGTGTCCTACTACTGCCTGCCGACGGTCGGTCCGGGCCTGCAGTACCCCTATCTCTACGCCGACCTGCCGGACACGCCGGCCAGCAGCCTGATGGAGTCGCTGGTCTTCACCCGGCAGCACGTCCTCTTCGACGTCGACGCCAACGTGGTGCAGTCGGTCGGTGGCTTCGCCTCGCTGCACACCGGCATCACCCTGCTGGTGGCGCTGATGATCCACGCCACGATCAAGAACAAGATCGCCCGCTGGGCCGGCTGGATCAACTTCGGGATCACCGTCGTGGCGACCGTCTACTTCGGCTGGCACTATCTCGCCGACGACGTCGCGGGCGCGATGATCGCGCTCGTCGCCTACTACTTCGGCGGGCTGGCGGCCGGCCAGAAGTTCCAGCGCAAGGGCGTGCGCCGGCTCGTCGCCGAGTCCGACGCGATCGCCGGGCGCGAGGCGAAGGTCGCCCACGAGCTGACCTGA
- a CDS encoding acyl-CoA dehydrogenase family protein translates to MNAIDAAALTSLLDGRYAGVRQDVRRALAERADFLDEVEELPRPEYRERVREVLLDVSATGLTGLGFPKEYGGGGDVGASIAAFEEMAGGDLSLLVKSGVQFGLFGGAILQLGTARHHDRYLADIVSGRLLGCFAMTEHGHGSNVAAVATVATYDPATQEFVIETTREDAYKDYIGNAAAHGELAVVFAQLVVGGEERGVHAFVVPIRISGVAAPGVKIADDGPKMGLNGVDNGRLWFSGVRVPRTSLLNRFADVTASGEYVSEIESAGRRFFTMLGTLVQGRVSVGGAAIRASEVALTIAVRYALRRRQFEASAEAEESLLIDYGQHQRRLLPLVARTYALRFAQEVVRDDLHDVFSGVTTSEHARRELESRAAGTKALATWHATRTIQECREACGGAGYLSANRFAALKADTDVFTTFEGDNTVLLQLVAKGLLTGYSSEFEEMDQLDLVRFVAGLAVETVLERTAVHKLLERVRDVVPIAGEREPDILDSDYHLAMLRFREEHMLAGVARRLQSGVKAGGEPGAVFSTVQDHVIGVAHAHVERLIHEAFREKVRGLPEGAVRDVLDVVCDLSALSVIEADRAWFMEHGRLSSERSKAITAEINRLCRELRPHARLLVDGFGVPEELLRAEDLIG, encoded by the coding sequence GTGAACGCCATCGATGCCGCCGCACTGACTTCACTTCTCGACGGGCGCTACGCCGGGGTACGCCAGGACGTACGCCGAGCGCTGGCCGAACGCGCCGACTTTCTCGACGAGGTCGAGGAGCTGCCCCGGCCGGAGTACCGCGAGCGGGTCCGGGAGGTGCTCCTCGACGTATCTGCGACCGGCCTGACCGGGCTCGGGTTCCCGAAGGAGTACGGCGGCGGCGGTGACGTCGGCGCTTCCATCGCCGCCTTCGAGGAGATGGCCGGCGGGGACCTGTCGCTGCTGGTGAAGTCGGGCGTGCAGTTCGGGCTCTTCGGCGGCGCCATCCTGCAGCTCGGCACCGCCCGGCACCACGACCGCTACCTCGCCGACATCGTCTCCGGGCGCCTGCTCGGCTGCTTCGCGATGACCGAGCACGGCCATGGCTCCAACGTGGCCGCCGTGGCGACCGTGGCCACCTACGACCCGGCGACCCAGGAGTTCGTCATCGAGACGACCCGGGAGGATGCGTACAAGGACTACATCGGCAACGCCGCTGCTCACGGCGAGCTCGCGGTCGTCTTCGCGCAGCTCGTCGTCGGCGGCGAGGAGCGTGGGGTGCATGCCTTCGTCGTGCCGATCCGGATCTCCGGCGTCGCTGCGCCCGGGGTCAAGATCGCTGACGACGGGCCCAAGATGGGGCTCAACGGCGTCGACAACGGACGGCTGTGGTTCTCGGGAGTGCGGGTGCCGCGTACGTCCTTGTTGAATCGCTTCGCCGACGTCACCGCCTCCGGCGAGTACGTGTCGGAGATCGAGTCGGCCGGGCGCCGCTTCTTCACCATGCTGGGCACGCTCGTGCAGGGCCGGGTCTCGGTCGGTGGAGCGGCGATCCGGGCCTCGGAGGTCGCGCTGACGATCGCGGTCCGCTACGCGCTGCGACGCCGGCAGTTCGAGGCTTCCGCGGAGGCCGAGGAGTCGCTGCTCATCGACTACGGCCAGCACCAGCGCCGGCTGCTTCCCCTGGTCGCGCGGACCTATGCGTTGCGCTTCGCGCAGGAGGTCGTACGCGACGACCTGCACGACGTCTTCTCCGGTGTGACCACCTCGGAGCACGCCCGACGCGAGCTCGAGTCGCGGGCCGCCGGCACGAAGGCCCTGGCGACCTGGCACGCGACGCGGACCATCCAGGAGTGCCGCGAGGCGTGCGGTGGAGCGGGCTACCTGTCCGCCAACCGGTTCGCTGCCCTGAAGGCCGACACGGACGTCTTCACGACGTTCGAGGGCGACAACACCGTGCTGCTCCAGCTGGTCGCCAAGGGGCTGCTCACCGGCTACTCCAGCGAGTTCGAGGAGATGGACCAGCTCGACCTCGTCCGCTTCGTGGCCGGTCTCGCCGTCGAGACGGTTCTGGAGCGGACCGCCGTGCACAAGCTGCTCGAACGGGTACGCGACGTCGTCCCGATCGCGGGGGAGCGCGAGCCGGACATCCTCGACTCCGACTACCACCTGGCGATGCTGCGCTTCCGCGAGGAGCACATGCTCGCCGGCGTCGCCCGGCGCCTGCAGTCCGGGGTGAAGGCCGGCGGAGAGCCGGGCGCGGTGTTCTCGACCGTGCAGGACCACGTCATCGGCGTCGCCCACGCGCACGTCGAGCGGCTCATCCACGAGGCTTTCCGGGAGAAGGTCCGCGGGCTGCCTGAGGGGGCGGTGCGCGACGTGCTCGACGTCGTCTGCGACCTCAGCGCCCTCTCGGTCATCGAGGCCGACCGCGCGTGGTTCATGGAGCACGGCCGGCTCTCCTCCGAGCGTTCCAAGGCCATCACCGCCGAGATCAACCGCCTCTGCCGCGAGCTCCGCCCGCACGCGCGGCTGCTCGTCGACGGCTTCGGGGTGCCCGAGGAGCTGCTGCGGGCGGAGGATCTGATCGGCTGA
- a CDS encoding DUF559 domain-containing protein, which translates to MTAVLVKPRTEPRIPVDPSRPFRRKDGLASGFDPRRKRKEFRRLFHGIYVSRAVEVTPLLIAEAVVLSVDPLGAWASHATAARVWDLPIPPLPGEHVTVLRRSQRRGRPQISCHSAPDGLITKFDHVDVSAPAQVFVDLAALIPLVELVVVGDHMVRQGLVTTAELAEHSAMAKSPGAALARRAASLVRNGVDSPMETRLRLLIVLAGIPEPEVNALVGDETGRNKYDLSYRRSRTIIEYDGKHHVEREEQWESDLVRREKIDDDGWRILVFIAKDIYTSPAETLERIHRVLLQRGEPGVPRRLSDEWKQHFPDRS; encoded by the coding sequence ATGACTGCCGTTCTCGTGAAGCCCAGGACCGAACCCAGGATCCCTGTCGACCCGAGCCGACCCTTCCGCCGCAAGGACGGGCTGGCGAGCGGATTCGATCCGCGCCGCAAGCGGAAGGAGTTTCGACGACTCTTCCACGGGATCTACGTGTCTCGTGCCGTCGAGGTGACACCGCTGCTGATCGCTGAGGCCGTCGTACTGAGCGTCGATCCGCTCGGAGCGTGGGCGAGTCATGCGACGGCCGCTCGAGTGTGGGACCTCCCGATCCCGCCGTTACCAGGTGAGCACGTGACCGTTCTTAGGCGCAGCCAGCGTCGGGGCCGGCCCCAGATCAGTTGCCATTCTGCGCCTGACGGATTGATCACGAAGTTCGATCACGTGGACGTCTCGGCCCCGGCACAGGTCTTCGTCGACTTGGCAGCGCTGATCCCGCTCGTCGAGTTGGTGGTCGTGGGCGATCACATGGTCAGACAGGGACTGGTGACGACGGCGGAGCTGGCGGAACACAGCGCTATGGCCAAGAGTCCCGGTGCGGCGCTCGCACGCCGCGCCGCTTCGCTCGTCCGCAACGGAGTGGATTCCCCGATGGAAACCCGACTCCGGCTGTTGATCGTGCTCGCCGGGATCCCCGAGCCTGAGGTCAATGCGCTGGTCGGCGACGAGACGGGCAGGAACAAGTACGACCTGAGCTACCGCCGCTCGCGGACGATCATCGAGTACGACGGAAAGCATCATGTCGAACGCGAAGAGCAGTGGGAGTCAGACCTGGTTCGTCGGGAGAAGATCGATGACGACGGATGGCGGATCCTCGTCTTCATCGCCAAGGACATCTACACATCGCCTGCCGAGACCTTGGAGCGGATCCATCGGGTGCTTCTGCAGCGCGGCGAACCGGGCGTTCCACGAAGGCTCAGCGACGAGTGGAAACAGCACTTCCCTGATCGCTCCTGA
- a CDS encoding AAA family ATPase produces the protein MTRLILLNGLPGVGKSTIARRYAAEHPGTLLCDIDSLRTFIGGWRDDFEGSGALIRPAALGMITGYLRDSGDVVLPQLLSRVTELEKFERAVLEAGADLVEVVLAADTDDAVRRFHRRDDGTDSWHTIVRSLVAEAGGDEVLRGYAERLAALIRRRPATRMVTSVEGEVDATYAAVVAAIDAAASTRPQ, from the coding sequence GTGACTCGCCTGATCCTCCTCAACGGCCTACCCGGCGTGGGGAAGTCGACGATCGCGCGCCGATATGCCGCCGAACACCCGGGCACTCTGCTGTGCGACATCGATTCGCTGCGTACGTTCATCGGCGGCTGGCGCGACGACTTCGAGGGATCCGGGGCGCTGATCCGGCCTGCAGCGCTCGGGATGATCACCGGTTATCTGCGGGATTCCGGTGACGTGGTGCTGCCGCAGCTGCTCTCCAGGGTGACCGAGCTGGAGAAGTTCGAGCGTGCGGTGCTCGAAGCGGGCGCAGACCTCGTGGAGGTCGTACTCGCCGCCGACACCGATGACGCCGTACGTCGCTTCCACCGCCGCGACGATGGCACGGACTCGTGGCACACCATCGTTCGGAGCCTGGTCGCGGAAGCAGGAGGTGACGAGGTCCTGCGCGGTTACGCCGAGAGGCTGGCAGCCCTGATCCGCAGACGTCCGGCGACGAGAATGGTCACCAGCGTGGAGGGTGAGGTGGACGCGACGTACGCCGCGGTGGTGGCGGCCATCGATGCCGCCGCGTCCACGAGACCTCAGTGA
- a CDS encoding inorganic diphosphatase codes for MTQEFDVLIEVPKGSRNKYEVDHESNRLRLDRVLFTSMMYPADYGYIEDTLGGDGDPLDALVLTPYPLFPGVLVQARPVAMYVMEDEKGQDEKVLCVPCDPRFDHIQDLSDVDEWTLNEIKHFFEHYKDLEPGKTVKGSDWVGKAAAESEIAASVDRFKNTAH; via the coding sequence GTGACGCAGGAGTTCGACGTACTGATCGAGGTCCCCAAGGGATCCCGCAACAAGTACGAGGTGGACCACGAGTCGAATCGGCTTCGTCTCGACCGCGTTCTGTTCACCTCCATGATGTACCCCGCAGACTACGGCTACATCGAAGACACCCTCGGCGGGGACGGTGACCCCCTCGACGCGCTGGTCCTGACCCCGTATCCGCTGTTCCCGGGCGTGCTGGTCCAGGCCCGCCCCGTCGCGATGTACGTCATGGAGGACGAGAAGGGCCAGGACGAGAAGGTCCTCTGCGTCCCCTGCGACCCCCGCTTCGACCACATCCAGGACCTCTCGGACGTCGACGAGTGGACGCTCAACGAGATCAAGCACTTCTTCGAGCACTACAAGGACCTCGAGCCCGGCAAGACCGTCAAGGGCTCCGACTGGGTCGGCAAGGCCGCCGCGGAGTCGGAGATCGCCGCCTCCGTCGACCGGTTCAAGAACACCGCTCACTGA
- the dacB gene encoding D-alanyl-D-alanine carboxypeptidase/D-alanyl-D-alanine endopeptidase — protein MEPDTPPKWPSEETDEARGKLAIVVPLVLALLVGAAAAAYALGWVRYAQGNVAPTPPPAPLSIATVSPAAVAGQQTKTPGKPDQAALERVMREMVGDKRLGRHLKAAIAPLEGGAPLVTHGTGAATPASVTKVLTSVAVLEAYGPERRFETSTTLQGSTVTLVGGGDASLTSNDLDALAAETARELGTTKTVSLAYDDSLFAGPVLSPTWRRTYLGEEVGGITALLVDHGGSQATGYSRDPSLQAAEQFKKSLVKHGIKVDGKPVRGTKAGTQLAVRQGDTLREIVEYTLQHSDNQLAEVLARHVGLAAGDPTFDGSTAAITATLKDLGMDTTGLVLRDGSGLSRQNRIPPTLLVSALQTAANAKRPELAPATTGLPVAGWVGSLSRRFNFDAEPGRGRVRAKTGTLTGVSGLSGIVVDARGTPFVVVLMADGFKPEQTLDVRDALDDAMASVATCRCSA, from the coding sequence GTGGAGCCTGACACCCCGCCGAAGTGGCCGTCAGAGGAGACGGACGAGGCCCGCGGGAAGCTCGCGATCGTGGTGCCGTTGGTGCTCGCGCTCCTGGTGGGAGCCGCGGCAGCGGCGTACGCCCTGGGGTGGGTGCGCTATGCCCAGGGCAACGTCGCGCCGACCCCGCCGCCGGCGCCGCTGAGCATCGCCACGGTCAGCCCGGCGGCGGTCGCGGGCCAGCAGACGAAGACCCCCGGAAAGCCTGATCAGGCCGCGCTGGAGCGGGTCATGCGCGAGATGGTCGGCGACAAGCGTCTCGGCAGGCACCTCAAGGCAGCGATCGCGCCGCTCGAGGGCGGCGCCCCGCTGGTCACCCACGGCACCGGGGCCGCCACTCCGGCCAGTGTCACGAAGGTGCTGACCAGCGTGGCGGTGCTGGAGGCGTACGGCCCCGAGCGCCGGTTCGAGACCAGCACCACCCTCCAGGGGAGCACCGTCACGCTCGTCGGGGGAGGTGACGCATCTCTCACCAGCAACGACCTCGATGCGCTCGCTGCCGAGACGGCCCGTGAGCTCGGCACCACCAAGACGGTGAGCCTCGCCTACGACGACAGCCTCTTCGCCGGTCCGGTGCTGAGCCCGACCTGGCGACGCACCTACCTGGGCGAGGAGGTCGGCGGGATCACCGCGCTGCTGGTCGACCACGGCGGGTCCCAGGCGACGGGCTACAGTCGCGATCCCTCCCTGCAGGCCGCCGAGCAGTTCAAGAAGTCCCTGGTCAAGCACGGGATCAAGGTCGACGGCAAGCCCGTCCGCGGGACCAAGGCAGGCACTCAGCTCGCGGTACGCCAGGGCGACACCCTCCGCGAGATCGTCGAATACACGCTGCAGCACAGTGACAACCAGCTCGCCGAGGTGCTCGCCCGCCACGTCGGGCTCGCGGCGGGCGATCCGACCTTCGACGGCTCCACCGCGGCGATCACGGCCACGCTCAAGGATCTCGGCATGGACACCACCGGACTGGTGCTCCGTGACGGCTCCGGCCTCTCCCGGCAGAACCGGATCCCGCCGACGCTGCTGGTGAGCGCGCTCCAGACCGCCGCCAACGCCAAGCGCCCCGAGCTCGCGCCGGCGACGACCGGCCTGCCGGTCGCCGGCTGGGTCGGGTCGCTGTCGCGGCGGTTCAACTTCGACGCCGAGCCGGGTCGCGGCCGCGTCCGGGCGAAGACCGGCACCCTCACCGGAGTCTCCGGGCTCTCCGGGATCGTGGTCGACGCCCGCGGCACGCCGTTCGTCGTCGTACTCATGGCCGACGGGTTCAAGCCCGAGCAGACCCTGGACGTACGCGACGCCCTCGACGATGCGATGGCGTCGGTCGCGACGTGTCGATGCTCGGCATAG
- a CDS encoding zinc-dependent metalloprotease, whose translation MTHRAEEPRPTGATMVDWDLAVRLGAKVAGDGPIVSRDEARQAVEELRADAAKATEFVREFTGLDAPRDTAPVLVVDRRGWIQANADTFAHVISPVVDRITAKRAPGALSLAVGSKVSAAEVGGLLGFMSSKILGQFDPFFGPSGRLLLVAPNAVHVERELGLDPTDFRLWVCLHEETHRVQFTASPWMRDHLFAQIEGLSEAMDPASIFDGGLQRVTEALKGNGSIVDAFAKPEQKEIIDRVTGMMSLLEGHADVVMDDVGPGVIPSVTAIRKAFNKRRQGIGMLDRLLRRLLGLEAKMAQYRDGAKFVRHVVDRVGMDEFNAVFAGPENLPSKAEIVEPDAWVARVL comes from the coding sequence ATGACCCATCGAGCTGAGGAGCCCAGGCCGACCGGAGCGACGATGGTCGACTGGGACCTGGCCGTGCGGCTCGGCGCGAAGGTCGCTGGGGACGGCCCGATCGTCTCGCGCGACGAGGCCAGGCAGGCCGTCGAGGAGCTGCGTGCGGACGCTGCGAAGGCGACCGAGTTCGTGCGTGAGTTCACCGGCCTGGACGCGCCCCGCGACACCGCGCCGGTCCTCGTGGTCGACCGCAGGGGCTGGATCCAGGCCAACGCCGACACCTTCGCCCACGTGATCTCGCCGGTGGTCGACCGGATCACCGCGAAGCGGGCTCCGGGCGCCCTCTCCCTGGCGGTCGGCTCCAAGGTCAGCGCCGCCGAGGTGGGTGGTCTGCTCGGCTTCATGTCCTCGAAGATCCTCGGCCAGTTCGACCCGTTCTTCGGCCCCTCGGGCCGGCTGCTGCTGGTCGCGCCCAACGCCGTCCACGTCGAGCGCGAGCTCGGCCTCGACCCGACCGACTTCCGGCTGTGGGTCTGCCTCCACGAGGAGACCCACCGGGTCCAGTTCACGGCGAGCCCGTGGATGCGCGACCACCTCTTCGCCCAGATCGAGGGGCTCTCCGAGGCGATGGACCCCGCGTCGATCTTCGACGGTGGCCTGCAGCGCGTCACCGAGGCGCTCAAGGGCAACGGCAGCATCGTGGATGCCTTCGCCAAGCCCGAGCAGAAGGAGATCATCGACCGGGTCACCGGCATGATGTCGCTGCTCGAGGGCCACGCCGACGTGGTCATGGACGACGTCGGCCCCGGGGTGATCCCGAGCGTCACCGCGATCCGCAAGGCGTTCAACAAGCGCCGCCAGGGCATCGGCATGCTCGACCGCCTGCTGCGCCGCCTCCTCGGGCTGGAGGCCAAGATGGCGCAGTACCGCGACGGCGCGAAGTTCGTACGTCACGTCGTCGACCGCGTCGGAATGGACGAGTTCAACGCCGTCTTCGCCGGCCCCGAGAACCTCCCGTCGAAGGCCGAGATCGTCGAGCCGGACGCCTGGGTCGCGCGGGTCTTGTGA